The segment tgcatcctggcattaaaagcatacccaatgagtatggcctcctgcatcctggcattaaaagcatacccaatgagtatggcctcctgcatcctggcattaaacacatacccaatgagtatggcctcctgcatcctggcattaaacacatacccaatgagtatggcctcctgcatcctggcattaaacacatacccaatgagtatggcctcctgcatcctggcattaaacacatacccaatgagtatggcctcctgcatcctggcattaaaagcatacccaatgagtatggcctcctgGCATTAAAAGCATACTcaatgagtatggcctcctgcatcctggcattaaacacatacccaatgagtatggcctcctgcatcctggcattaaaAGCATACTCAATGAGTATGGACTCCTGGCATTAAAAgcatacccaatgagtatggcctcctgcatcctggtattaaaagcatacccaatgagtatggcctcctgcatcctggtattaaaagcatacccaatgagtatggcctcctgcatcctggcattaaaagcatacccaatgagtatggcctcctgcatcctggtattaaaagcatacccaatgagtatggcctcctggcattaaaagcatacccaatgagtatggcctcctgcatcctggcattaaacacatacccaatgagtatggcctcctgcatcctggcattaaaagcatacccaatgagtatggcctcctgcatcctggcattaaacacatacccaatgagtatggcctcctgcatcctggcattaaaagcatacccaatgagtatggcctcctgcatcctggcattaaacacatacccaatgagtatggcctcctgcatcctggcattaaacacatacccaatgagtatggcctcctgcatcctggcattaaaagcatacccaatgagtatggcctcctgcatcctggcattaaacacatacccaatgagtatggcctcctgcatcctggcattaaacacatacccaatgagtatggcctcctgcCTCCTGGCATTAAAAgcatacccaatgagtatggcctcctgcatcctggcattaaacacatacccaataagtatggcctcctgcatcctggcattaaaagcatacccaatgagtatggcctcctgcatcctggcattaaaagcatacccaatgagtatggcctcctgcatcctggcattaaacgcatacccaatgagtatggcctcctgcatcctggcattaaacgcatacccaatgagtatggcctcctgcatcctggcattaaacacatacccaatgagtatggcctcctgcatcctggcattaaaagcatacccaatgagtatggcctcctgcatcctggcattaaaagcatacccaatgagtatggcctcctgcatcctggcattaaacacatacccaatgagtatggcctcctgcatcctggcattaaacgcatacccaatgagtatggcctcctgcatcctggcattaaacacatacccaatgagtaaggcctcctgcatcctggcattaaacacatacccaataagtatggcctcctgcatcctggcattaaaagcatacccaatgagtaaggcctcctgcatcctggcattaaacacatacccaatgagtatggcctcctgcatcctggcattaaatgcatacccaatgagtatggcctcctgcatcctggcattaaacacatacccaatgagtatggcctcctgcatcctggcattaaaagcatacccaatgagtatggcctcctggcattaaaagcatacccaatgagtatggcctcctggcattaaaagcatacccaatgagtatggcctcctgcatcctggcattaaacacatacccaatgagtatggcctcctgcatcctggcattaaacacatacccaatgagtatggactcctggcattaaacacatacccaatgagtatggcctcctggcattaaaagcatacccaatgagtatggcctcctgGCATTAAACgcatacccaatgagtatggcctcctgcatcctggcattaaaagcatacccaatgagtatggcctcctgcatcctggcattaaacacatacccaatgagtattgcctcctgcatcctggcattaaacacatacccaatgagtatggcctcctgcatcctggcattaaacacatacccaatgagtattgcctcctgcatcctggcattaaaagcatacccaatgagtatggcctcctgcatcctggcattaaacacatacccaatgagtatggcctcctgcatcctggcattaaaCACATACCCAAAGAGTATGGTCTCCTGCATCCTGGTATTAAacacatacccaatgagtatggcctcctgcatcctggcattaaacacatacccaatgagtatggcctcctgcatcctggcattaaaagcatacccaatgagtatggcctcctgcatcctggcattaaacacatacccactgagtatggcctcctgcatcctggcattaaacacatacccaatgagtatggcctcctgcCTCCTGGCATTAAAAgcatacccaatgagtatggcctcctgcatcctggcattaaacgcatacccaatgagtatggcctcctgcatcctggcattaaaagcatacccaatgagtatggcctcctgcatcctggcattaaacacatacccaatgagtatggcctcctgcatcctggcattaaaagcatacccaatgagtatggcctcctgcatcctggcattaaacacatacccaatgagtatggcctcctgcatcctggcattaaacacatacccaatgagtatggcctcctggcattaaacacatacccaatgagtatggcctcctgcatcctggcattaaaagcatacccaatgagtatggcctcctgcatcctggcattaaaagcatacccaatgagtatggcctcctgcatcctggcattaaacacatacccaatgagtatggcctcctggcattaaacacatacccaatgagtattgcctcctgcatcctggcattaaacacatacccaatgagtatggcctcctgcctcctggcattaaacacatacccaatgagtatggcctcctgcatcctggcattaaaCACATACCCACTGAGTATGGCCTCCTGGCATTAAacacatacccaatgagtatggcatcctggcattaaaagcatacccaatgagtatggcctcctgcatcctggcattaaaagcatacccaatgagtatggcctcctgcatcctggcattaaacacatacccaatgagtatggcctcctggcattaaaagcatacccaatgagtatggcctcctggcattaaaagcatacccaatgagtatggcctcctgcatcctggcattaaaagcatacccaatgagtatggcctcctgcatcctggcattaaacacatacccaatgagtatggcctcctggcattaaacacatacccaatgagtatggcctcctgcatcctggcattaaacacatacccaatgagtatggccttctgcatcctggcattaaacacatacccaatgagtatggcctcctgcatcctggcattaaacacatacccaatgagtatggcctcctgcatcctggcattaaacacatacccaatgagtatggcctcctgcCTCCTGGCATTAAACgcatacccaatgagtatggactcctggcattaaacacatacccaatgagtattgcctcctgcatcctggcattaaacacatacccaatgagtatggccttctgcatcctggcattaaacgcatacccaatgagtatggcctcctgcatcctggcattaaacacatacccaatgagtatggcctcctgcatcctggcattaaaAGCATACTCCATTTTAGAAATGTCACGTACTAATTTTTTGTATAGCCAAAATGGCTACTATTTAGAAGTCTGGGTATTGGAACAAAACCATAGTGAACATTACAGAGATCAATGAAGAGAGTTCACATTTAACCAATCCCAAATTTACATTTATTGTttccaacatttaaaaaaaatacaattctaCCTTTACATTCATTATACAGCAGGAATAGAAAGTTCAAGATGCATAAATTATGAAAAACCCAAACAGTGGCTGTGTCACCAacggcaccctaatccctacatagttcactacttttatCCAAgaaaagtgcactactttatccctataggccctggtcaaaagtagtgcactacgtagggaatagggtgctgtatGGGAACGTAGAAAATGTTTAGCAAGTGTGCGAATGTCCTTATTTTTCCTTTTTTCCTGCCCATTTGGTGGGAGATTAACGGAAGACTCAGCAATATGACATCACCTAGCATAGCAGGGTAACTTCCTGTTTACAGACAACAACAAATCacaacaacaaaataatacaATTCTGCCAGGAGTTCCACTTTTTGGGGTGAAGAATCaggccgggattcaatctgaTGGTTGGTTTATAGACTTTGAGGCCTTTTAAAAGGtacatttccgattgagccgacctGCGTAGCGTTTCCTGTGAATGGGATCTCCGCGAACGCTGGAACATTTGTCTGTAACCTGCGATCAGATTGAATCCCAGCCTCCATCTTGGCAGATTCTAATTGTTGTCGTTTTTAAAACAGGaagttcaccccccccccccccccccccgctgcctGATGACATCATATTGCACAGCGTACCTCGAGTTTAACCCACCACCCATCCCATAATAGCCAAGAGCATATTGTCACCAGCAAATTACACGTACATGTCAATCAGTTAATACATTCATCGCTATGAAAAATTACCGTCGAGCGCATCCCAAAAAAGCCACTCAAAAGGAGTGCTATTTGGGACGACACATTGTCAACAGTATTCCCTCTCGTTGAAATGTCTCGGAGACACGTTGCTCTATTTAAATATAAACTGGAAACTTACATTCAAGCAACATACATTGTATTTAATCCAGTTTTTTAACATGATTTAATTCCTTCAAAAAAAAGCCTTTTTCTTTATGCTTATATTAAAATGATTTTGGCAGTAGCGCAAAACCCGAAGACACTGTTCGTGTATCCCAAATAGCACTATATTCCCCTAAATGCACTAGCCCCTATGGAGCCTCTGGTCAGACATAGTGCAGGGCtggatagggaatagggttccatttaggacaTCCTGGGTTCAACAATGCCATTATTTTCAATTACCTCTGAAACGTGTCCAACTATTTACTTTTTTCATAACTgccaccaatgtaacagtataactttaaaccgtcccctcgccccgacacgggcgcgaaccagggaccctctgcacacatcaacaacggtcgcccacgaagcatcgctatccatcgctccacaaaggccatgAGCTCAACACACTCaggatacgtcccaaatggaacactagtccctTTAGGGTGCACTAACCCCATTGACCAGggcctaatgtagtgcactataaagggaatagggagccatttggaatGTTTCCCCAGACGTGTGATGTCCAACTCCAAACCAATCCCTCTGGAGGAAAGATGCTCTGAGAGtctcttcatgtctctctctctctcaccctctctctctctctctctaccaggagGGTAGGTCATTGTGTTGCAGAGGaggctccctctcttccctcatctctccaccctcccctgtcctctctccctccctctccagccatccctccctctaccagGAAGAGAAGAAAGGTCTCTTGCAGTGGAAGGTCTGGGTGAAAGCTGTTCCTAATGTTACCACCCTCCCTTGTCCTCCTGTCCGGCGTCTCTCCACCACGACTCTGGGCATCTGGACCAACTGAATGGGAGTTTTATTATCCTTTAACGCCTGGCTCAGGTTTAAGATctagacaggaggagagaggagagacaggaggagagaaaggagagacaggaggagagaaaggagagaggggaggagaggagaggagaggagaggagaggagaggagaggagaggagaggagaggagaggagagagagagagagagagagaaagagagagagaaagagagagagagagaaagagagagggggaaaagaaacAATCAAAGACATACAATTGGACTGGCCACAGGGggactttagaccagagcactatatagggaatagggtgccatagggctctggtctaaagtagtgcactatatagggaatagggctctggtctaaagtagtgcactatatagggaataggcctccggtctaaagtagtgcactatctagggaatagggtgctatagggATGTATCCACAAGGTCAAAGGTAAACAGGAAGAGAACTCACCTGTCCTCTCATGACTGACATCTGCTTTTCAAACATGGTCTTGTCAAAACCTTTATCTGCCTGagacacaaacagagagagagagagggggagacagcgaGGGGGTGACAgcgagggggagacagagagagagagggagacagtgagggggagacagagagggagaaacagagacagagagagagagcgagggggagacagaaagggggagacagagagacagaaagggggagacagagagacagaaagggggagacagagagacagaaagggggagacagagagagagagagacagagagagagagacagacagacagagagttagTTTCTGTTGACCACGTAGCTAATAGTTGTGGTTGGTTTTGAAATGTCACATGGTAATGTTGGATGGTGTCAGAGTACCACACTGACATTCTTTGACCTCTCACCTCAAcctctggagagagggagtgagtgagatagagagggagtgagtgagatagagagacagagacagacagagacagacagagacagagacagagagacagagacagagacagagagagagagagagagacaggacagagagagacaggacagagagagacaggacagagagagacaggacagagagagacaggacagagagagaaagaaatagcaGTGGATATCTACCATAAACATTTCGTAGAGGTCTTCACAGAGGTCCTGGACGAAGTTCATGTCTGACAGACGGGACAGCACCAGCTCTCTGGTCTCCTGGGAGAAGGGTACTTTAGCCTGGGGCAGACACGCCCAATGGAACGGGTCTATAGGGGACAGGACAGGACCGGTAagggtgggggggtgtgtgtgtgtgtatgtatgtgtgtgtgtgtatacagtggggcaaaaaagtatttagtcagccaccaattgtgcaagttctcccgcttaaaaagatgagagaggcctgtaattttcatcataggtacacctcaactatgacagacaaaatgaggaaaacaattccagaaaatcactttgtaggatttttaatgaatttatttgcaaattatggtggaaaataagtatttggtcacctacaaacaagcaagatttctggctctcacagacctgtaacttcttctttaagaggctcctctgtcctccactcgttacctgtattaatggcacctgtttgaacttgttatcagtataaaagacacctgtccacaacctcaaacagtcacactcctaactccactatggccaagaccaaagagctgtcaaaggacaccagaaacaaaattgtagacctgcaccaggctgggaagactgaatctgcaataggtaagcagcttggtttgaagaagtcaactgtgggagcaattattaggaaatggaagacatacaagaccactgataatctccctcgatctggggctccacgcaagatctcaccccgtggggtcaaaatgattacaagaacggtgagcaaaaatcccagaaccacacggggggacctagtgaatgacctgcagagagctgggaccaaagtaacaaagcctaccatcagtaacacactacgccgccagggactcaaatcctgcagtgccagacgtgtccccctgcttaagccagtacatgtccaggcccgtctgaagtttgctagagagcatttggatgatccagaagaagatttgGAGAATGCCATTTGGTCAGATGAATCCAAAATATAATTTTTTGattaaaaactcaactcgtcgtctttggaggacaaagaatgctgagttgcatccaaagaacaccatacctacagtgaagcatgggggtggaaacatcatgctttggggctgtttttctgcaaagggaccaggacgactgatccgtgtaaaggacagaatgaatggggccatgtatcgtgagattttgagtgaaaacctccttccatcagcaagggcattgaagatgaaacgtggctgggtctttcagcatgacaatgatcccaaacacaccgcccgggaaGCGAAGGAGTGGCTCCgcaagaagcatttcaaggtcctggagtggcctagccagtctccagatctcaaccccatagaaaatctttggagggagttgaaagtccgtgttgcccagcaacagccccaaaacatcactgatctagaggagatctgcatggaggaatgggccaaaataccagcaacagtgtgtgaaaaccttgtgaagacttacagaaaacgtttgacctctgtcattgccaacaaagggtatataacaaagttttgagataaacttttgttattgagcaaatacttattttccaccataatttgcaaataaatacataaaaaatcctacaatgtgattttctggaattttttttctcattctgtctgtcatagttgaaatgcacctatgatgaaaattacaggcctctctcatctttttaagtgggagaacttgcacaattggtggctgactaaatacttttttgccccgctgtatgtgtgtgtgtatgtgtgtgtgtgtatgtatgtgtgtgtgtgtatatgtatgta is part of the Salvelinus namaycush isolate Seneca unplaced genomic scaffold, SaNama_1.0 Scaffold1551, whole genome shotgun sequence genome and harbors:
- the LOC120037046 gene encoding phosphatidylinositol 4-kinase type 2-beta-like, coding for MNFVQDLCEDLYEMFMADKGFDKTMFEKQMSVMRGQILNLSQALKDNKTPIQLVQMPRVVVERRRTGGQGRVVTLGTAFTQTFHCKRPFFSSW